Proteins from one Elgaria multicarinata webbii isolate HBS135686 ecotype San Diego chromosome 3, rElgMul1.1.pri, whole genome shotgun sequence genomic window:
- the NOG gene encoding noggin — MDQPQWFVTIYALVVLLGLRLEQGACQHYLHIRPAPSDNLPLVDLIEHPDPIFDPKEKDLNDTLLRNLLGTHFDPNFMAVSLPDDRLGGDDLAELDLLLRQRPSGAMPSDIKSLEFYDGGLQASKKHRLSKKLRRKLQLWLWSQTFCPVLYTWNDLGSRFWPRYVKAGSCFSKRSCSVPEGMVCKPAKSVHLTILRWRCQRRGGQRCTWIPIQYPIIAECKCSC; from the coding sequence ATGGATCAGCCCCAGTGGTTTGTGACTATTTACGCGTTGGTGGTTCTCCTGGGTCTACGGCTGGAGCAGGGCGCCTGCCAGCACTATCTGCACATCCGCCCGGCGCCGAGCGACAACTTGCCCTTAGTGGATCTAATCGAGCACCCGGATCCTATCTTCGATCCCAAGGAGAAGGACCTGAACGACACGCTGCTGCGCAACCTGCTGGGCACCCATTTCGACCCGAACTTCATGGCGGTCTCCTTGCCCGACGACCGCCTCGGCGGGGACGACTTGGCCGAGCTGGACCTGCTGCTGCGGCAGCGGCCGTCGGGGGCCATGCCCAGCGACATCAAAAGCCTGGAGTTTTACGACGGGGGCCTCCAGGCGAGTAAGAAGCACCGGCTGAGCAAGAAGCTGCGCAGGAAGCTGCAGCTGTGGCTCTGGTCGCAGACCTTCTGCCCGGTGCTCTACACGTGGAACGACCTGGGCAGCCGCTTCTGGCCCCGCTACGTGAAAGCGGGCAGCTGCTTCAGCAAGCGCTCGTGCTCGGTGCCGGAAGGCATGGTGTGCAAGCCGGCCAAGTCGGTGCATCTGACCATCTTGCGGTGGAGGTGCCAGCGGCGCGGGGGGCAGCGCTGCACGTGGATCCCCATCCAGTACCCCATCATCGCCGAGTGCAAGTGCTCCTGCtag